In Scophthalmus maximus strain ysfricsl-2021 chromosome 21, ASM2237912v1, whole genome shotgun sequence, one genomic interval encodes:
- the tmem14ca gene encoding transmembrane protein 14C isoform X1 has protein sequence MAEQYYYVVLRSTTGAYISQGASGLHTVCTNNLCSAGNKLPSPLLVDRGEKHKDQGCLEVCFAVSSMSVDWVGYGYSALVATGGVIGYVKAGSVPSLAAGLLFGGLAGVGAYQISNDPKNVWISLATSGALTGVMGKRFYGSRKFMPAGLMAGASLLMVAKLGVTLLQKPQAS, from the exons ATGGCAGAACAGTATTATTATGTTGTCCTTCGCTCAACAACCGGAGCCTACATTTCCCAGGGTGCATCCGGGCTGCACACAGTGTGCACCAATAATTTGTGCTCGGCGGGGAACAAGCTACCGTCGCCGCTGCTAgttgacagaggagagaagcacAAGGACCAAGGTTGTTTGGAGGTCTGTTTTGCG GTGTCCAGCATGTCTGTGGACTGGGTAGGATACGGGTACTCGGCGCTGGTCGCCACCGGCGGAGTCATCGGTTACGTGAAAGCAG gcagCGTCCCCTCCCTGGCTGCAGGTCTCCTCTTCGGGGGCCTCGCGGGTGTTGGGGCCTACCAGATCTCCAATGATCCCAAAAACGTTTGGATTTCCCTTG CTACTTCAGGAGCTCTAACTGGCGTAATGGGAAAGAGGTTCTACGGTTCCAGGAAGTTCATGCCAGCGGGCTTGATGGCTGGAGCAAG TCTTCTGATGGTGGCGAAGCTTGGTGTCACATTGCTGCAGAAACCCCAGGCGTCCTGA
- the tmem14ca gene encoding transmembrane protein 14C isoform X2: MSVDWVGYGYSALVATGGVIGYVKAGSVPSLAAGLLFGGLAGVGAYQISNDPKNVWISLATSGALTGVMGKRFYGSRKFMPAGLMAGASLLMVAKLGVTLLQKPQAS; the protein is encoded by the exons ATGTCTGTGGACTGGGTAGGATACGGGTACTCGGCGCTGGTCGCCACCGGCGGAGTCATCGGTTACGTGAAAGCAG gcagCGTCCCCTCCCTGGCTGCAGGTCTCCTCTTCGGGGGCCTCGCGGGTGTTGGGGCCTACCAGATCTCCAATGATCCCAAAAACGTTTGGATTTCCCTTG CTACTTCAGGAGCTCTAACTGGCGTAATGGGAAAGAGGTTCTACGGTTCCAGGAAGTTCATGCCAGCGGGCTTGATGGCTGGAGCAAG TCTTCTGATGGTGGCGAAGCTTGGTGTCACATTGCTGCAGAAACCCCAGGCGTCCTGA